A stretch of DNA from Nitrospira sp. KM1:
AATTGTGGATCCTGATTCTGAACGAATACGAAGCGGCCAGCCAATTGGGGGATTGTCGGTATTGTGCCGTTGGCGTCCAGCGTAGTGCGGTAGCCTCCATATGAGGTGCCGCCGGCCTCGGCCACTACGAAATTTTCATTTAGTGGCGCCTTCAAGAGTCGGTTGACAAAGCCGCCTGCGGCGACCAGGCCGCTCGTAAAGGATGCCGCGCCCTTAATGACCTCGATGCGTTCGTACAGGTTCGGATCGGCGATGTAGTTGTTGAAAGCCGCCAAGCCATTGTCCCTTATAAAACCAGGAGTATTAGGAGATGTTGAGAACCCTCGGAGGACATAGTCGTCATTATTAAAAGAAGACTGAGACGCTTTCGTGAAACCAGCGACTCCCTCTAAAGCCTCATTTTGTGTGACGGCGCGACGCTCACGCATGCTGTCTCTCGTCACGACACTTATGGACTGCGGCAGCTCCTGAATCTCCGCTGGAAAGCGCAGGACGGCTTCCGATGACACTTCGGCCATATAGCCGTCGGGTGCATCGACGACCGGCCGCTCTTTGACATCCTTGACGAGAATCTCAGGCACCAGTACCGGTTTGCCCGTCGACGTCTGGGTCGCTTCAGAATTCCCCGCCCGTTGAAGCATCACGGTGTTGGCGTCGATGAACCGATAGCCCAGACCGGTGCCCGTCAACAGCGTAGCGAGTGCCTCCTGTGGCGTATACACTCCCTTCACGCCTTGGGTTTGCACTCCCGCCACCACGTCAGACGTGTAAAAAATTTGCAGGTCCACTTGCTTGGAGAAAGCTTGCAACGCTGACTGCAGGTTCCCCGCCGGAATGTCGAAGGGCTGCTTCGGTCCACCTTGCACATCTTGCTGTGCTGCGAGCCGCAAGCCGGGCAGAGAGCGCTGCGGCTGCTGATCTCCTCCGAGCGAGCGGCTGCTCCCGTTGAGCAATCGTGCCCCTGCATGATTACGGGAGGGACTGCCATCTTGAGATGTGGGTTGATCTCCTCGCCAATCCTGAGCCAGCGCCGGGTTGTGCGCGCTGAGCGCCATGGAGGATAACCCCACCATGATGCCCCAGGCCAGGCTCTGAGGGCGGCATCCGTGGCAGGCCTCGGCAACTTTCTGATACGCCGATTGCAGATGAACGGTCTCGGGGTGACGATTGGCTTTGGGGAATCGTCGCTTCAACTTGATATGACGCATGGATATTTTCCTCCCGTCCTAATTGATGCAACTCAGCATCGCTGCTGACTAGGACGAATGCCTCTCGCAAAAGCGGACCATCAGACAGAAAAAAATTTTATTGGCTGCTTTCGTGATGGATGCGCTGAGGGAGAATGTCGGAGAGAACTTGAGCTTGACTATCGGAGCGTGTGGATCGAACTAGGAAAGGCTGTTAGGAACGCAACTGGCGATCGAGGATGATGAGGTTGGCGTTGACGCGATGTGCTTTAATGGCGAGAGCCTCCTCCAGAGCTTGCAGGAAGCTCTCCATGTGGTCGATACGGAACTTGCCATTGACTGGAAGAGTGCGCAGATTCGAACTCAGTAATCGCAGTTCTTCGGTTCTGTATCGGCCCCATTCTTTCAGGACCTCTTCGAGCGGAGCATTGTTGAAGACGAGAAGCTGCCTGGTCCATGCCAAGGCAGTTTCTGCATCGAACGCGTGGACGGAGGACAGCTGACCCGCGGAGGTATACTCCGCGTATTCGCCCTGAGCGAGCCGTTGGAGTTTGCCGGTGCGAGAGGTGAAAGTCTTCGCATTCGGAATGTCGACTTCGACGACACCCTCCAGCACGGACACCTCAACATGCTCGGGAAACGCGTGGATGAGAAACTGAGTGCCGATGTCGCGAATGAGGCCGTTCTTCGCAATCACCGTGAACGGGCGCTGTTCGTCGTGCGAAACCGTAAACAATGCTTCTCCCTGTTGCAGCGTAACCATGCGCTTGTGTTTTGAGAGTTGCACGGTTAACGCCGAATCCGTGTTCATGACGACAGTGGAGCCGTCCTCCAGACGAAGAGTGTGTTGTTCACCTTTGGCCGTACGATAGTGCTGCATCGGAGCCGGCGCTTCCCATATCCACCAGAAGGTGAATGCACAGACTGCCAAGACAATTCCCATGACCGGCGCCCATCCATGCCAACCGAGCAGTCTCGGACGCGGAGGATCGAACGGCTGATCACTTCCAACGGCGGCTGCGTGCTGAACGGCTCGCCGACGAGCCTCTGCCCAGAGCGGTTTGACCTGGTCAATATCGCTCCACACTTTGGCTGCCTCTTCATATTCCTGCCGATGGACCGGATCTTCACGTAACCAGGCTTCGAAGCCTAGGCGATCGTGGGCATTTGCCTCCTGTGATTCCAGATGCAAACACCAATCGATGGCTTGTTCGCGTATGGAACGCGATGAGGAGCCGCTCTGTTTCTCAGTCACACGCATGAAGCCATCGTCCTCAAGTCTGCGCAACCGCTGCCATCATAGGATCTCCTTCTACACAGTAGACGATTGCCTCCCCGAAAATCCGACCTCACCATTCCTATTTGAGACAACCCGTCATGCAAACTCATGCCCTCCATGGGCGCCGTGAGTGACCAATCAGGCATCTTGATCCAGCCGGTTTCGGCAATACAGGAGCGCTTTGCGAAGGTGCTTCTCGACCATGCTACGAGATATTCCTAAGCGCTGTGCGATTTGGCCATTATCCAACTCCTCGAGCTTTCGCAGAATCAGGACTTCCCGACAGCGCGGTGGCAGTTCATCGATGGAACGGAGGAGCAGCGCCAAACGTTGTTTATCCGCCACCATGGTTTCGGCAGACGGAGCCTGATAGCGGAGCAGCTCGTGAAGCGGCTCGGGGCTGAAATAGGTGGACCGAATTTGGTCTTTTCGAAAGAGATCCGTCGCCAGATTTGTAGCAATTCGGTATAGATACGCGCGTGGATTGTCTATGTGAAACGTCGAGCCGAGAGTTCTGGCACGGAGATAAGTTTCATGAATGATTTCGGAGGCCAGCGAGCCCGAGCGCAGTTTCCTTGTAAAATGCGAGACCAGCTCACCGTAATACTCTTCGAAGAAATCCGAGAGCTTTATGGATTTGCCTTTGATGGTCAACGATCCGTCCTGCTCGGGCAACGAGTGCCAGTCTGTAGCAATGCCGCATTGATGGCCGGCTCGGTGATGACGCAGTCGCGGCTTCTGGCGATACGTCCGCTTTGTAACCGTCGCGTGTATCGACGACCGGCCGCTCTCTTGGTTGCAGAAATTTCGAGGCAGAGATTATGTGTCATATCTCGAGCGGTGAAGACACACTTGATTCGACGTACCAGAAAGCGAAACAGGTCTTCATCGTGCCTCAGGAAGAGCTGAGGGGACTCTGTGTGTGACATCACCTGTTCCTTCGTAAGGACAAACCAAGAGTATCCATTGCGGCGAGAGAACGCGCGGCAGGACGGCCTATAGCACTTAGTTAAATTTTGTGTCAATGGCTGGAGGTCGGAAAGTAAGAAAGCGAGTTGGCCTTAAAAGAACTTCTTAGTAAGTTGCTCCTGAAGATGATTGAGTCAATCGGAGCTGCTACGAGATGATTGAAACGATTGTATATTTCCTTACTTGAATTGAGATTGAACAAGACTACGGTATATTCACGGTCGGCCCCAAAACCGTGACCTAGCCGTAACCGAAACCGTAACCACAAAAACTGATCAGCCGAAACCGCTCCAAACGGGATTGGCTGAATTTTGTAAGTCAATCTTGGGTGGATAATTCTTTTCCGTGGGAATGATCCAAGCCGCATTGAGCGAGACGACGAGGCAAAGGGGTGGCTGGCGGTCATTGTCCTGTTTTGGCAGAATTGGCAGCGATAAGTCGACCCTTAGGAGAGGATTGTAGTCTGATACGATTTATCCTCTTCTAGCGGGTTAGGCAGACTGTTTCGTTGACATTCACGCGGGAGGGGTGTGATAGACGGCAAAGAGATCGGCCCTCGTATGACCCTCATATGTCTGATTCTGAGTTGCTCCCGGGAACGATGAAACCTGGCTCCGGTAGTAGACCACGGTGCCAAACTTCAACGCTGACCGTGTTGTGAGGAGAATTGAAGGCATTTGCACCCACAATCCAGGAACGGTGCTGCTGGTGATTTCGGTGTTTAGGTAAGTGTACGCCAGGTTCACTTGCAGTTCCGGAAGGAGCGCACCCGGGGCCTCGAACTCGAAATCCTGGTTGCGCTGGCTCCGGCCGCTGCTGATGGGAGATCAGCGGGAGTGCTCCAAACAGGCGAACGCCTGCTCAAGATCCGGTAAATAGGGAGCGTAGGTCTTCCATCGACCGACTGATTTCGTATAGATCGGCTGACGTACCTGCCAGCGACTAGGGGTCTGGACAGCCCGGTTGTTTTGGTGAAACTTCAGGCATTCGTCGCTCCAAGGTGCACCTAGAAAGTCGGTCAGCCGCCGCGCCTGACCTTCCAAATCAGCCACAACGTCCTCGTACTGCACATTGAGAATTGGTAGCGGCAGCACGGCTTGCCAATGCGCCAGGATCCGACGCTCCTGAGAGATAAAGAATGCCAGATCGTCGAAGTCTGTCGCATAGTGCTGATCGGCATTGAAGTTCTCCATCCAGATCGAGAATGCATTATCCCGCACGTCCCGTCGGCAGTGGATCACCCGAGCGTTTGGAAAGAGCAGTGCGGCGAAAGCCAGATGAAAGTAATTGAGCGGCTGCTTGTCACTGATACGCACGCTGTCCGAAGGAGCATTGCGACGGAGCGCTCGCAGATATTCATGAGCCAACAGTCGGCTGGCCATCTCATCCTCTAAGAAGGATGCCGCCTGCCAAGGCGCTTGCTTCCTGCCACCCATTGATTGAACCACCAGACGGGCGAGATCGGGTAGCTCGCCGGCTCCGTGCATGCGCGGATGAGCGGAGAGGATCTGTTCGATGAGTGTGGTACCCGAGCGCGGGAGGCCGACGATGAAGACCGGCTGATCCGTGCCAATGCCCAACCGCCGGCGTTCGGAAAAAAAATCAGTCGTATAGGTTTGCCTGATTCCATCAACCCTCCGCTGCAAAGCTCGTCGGTCAAGCACTCCCGCTTTGCGCCGGCGAGCCGCGTTCGCTGCGAGTCCCACGTGAGCGGCGTCAGCATATTGGCCTCGCCGATCGTAATACTTGGCAAGGCCGTAGCCTATGAGGGCTTTGGCTTCCTCTGGTGTTTCGTGATGCGCTACTGCCTGAATCGCGTGGGTGACCCAGGAGGCTGTCTCGCTGGTGTCATCTTTCACCAAGCTGAGATAGTGTCCTAGCGCCAGCCCATGCCCGCGTTGCCACTTAAGCACATTGAGATAGCAGAGCGAAGCCAAATCGGCGCGGCCAAGATCTTCCATCGCGTGACCTAGCCCGAACCACGCATCAACATCACTAGGGTTGCCGTTGAGAGAGGAACGGAACAACTCTGTGGCCTGCACAACTTGGCCGCAGTCGGAGAGTTCCTGCGCCAGCCGATTGCGAGCCCGTGTGGAATCAGGTGCGTGGGCGGCGGCCCGGTCAAAGCACCAGAGGGCTTCATCGAGCTGACCGTCTTCGATGAGGAGCCCGCCCATTGCCAAATATGTATCGGCGCGAGTGTGCTCAATCGTAAGCGCCCGTTGCAGGCAGGACAGCGCCCGCTCACGCTCGTCCATCTGTTTGAGGGCGGCGCCTAGATTATGCCAGCCATCGGCGTAGTCGGCATCGAGACCTACCGACTGGCGGAAGCAGTGGACGGCGGCTGGCCAATCGTTGGACAGGGCCCACACACGTCCGAGATCGGACCAGGCGCGCGGATCATTCGGCGTCAGTTCGGTGGCGAGCCTCGCTGCAGAACGAGCTGCTTCAAAGTCGCCCTGCCGAGCATAGATCTGGCCACGATACCGCTGCGCCTCAGCATCGTCTGGTACGAGTGCAAGCCGCTCGTCGCACAGGCCCAGGGCTGAGGTGGAATCGCCGCGCCCCAGGGCGGCGTTGATCGCATGGAGCAATGTCGGAAGTGTGTTCGGAGTCTGCTGCGTCATGAGGATCTCATCGGCGTTCAGAAGGCTCTGCTTGGTCCGAGACGTGTATGCCCACTAGAACGTCATTCGCAGCATGCCGATCACATGTCGCGGCGGTCCAAAATGGTTATAACCCGTGTAGGAGAAAGGACCTTCCACGTACCTACCATTGAATACGTTATTAAGATTGAGCTGTAAACTAATCCACTTGAGCGGCGTATAGATCGCAAATACGTCCGCTCTCGTGTAGCCTTCGTAAGCGTCCTGTGGTGAGAACCCTATAACCTGAGTACGGTAGTAAACGACAGCACCAAGCTTCAGCCCGTTGGTCAGAAGTTTAGAGAAATCGTAGCTGCCAAAGGCGCTAACCGTATGCTTAGGGGAATTATAAGCCTGCGTTCCAACGGCGGTAGGAATTGTGCTCTTAGTGATTTCGGTGTCGAGAAATGTATAGGCCAGGTTGACTTGTAATTCTGGAAGGAGTGCTCCACGTGCCTCGAATTCGAATCCCTGGTTGCGCTGGCTCTGTCCACCTATTACAAAAAGCGGATTACTTGGATCAGGAGTGGCGATGTTGTCGAGGTCTGTACGAAAGAGCGCCGCCGTGAGGCGGATCCGTTGTCCCAGCGCTTCCCACTTACTGCCGAACTCTATCGTCTGACCGGTAACAGGACCCAATAAGCTCCCATCTTGAGTAGCGGCTATGTTTGCCTGAAAACTCTGCCCATAAAGAGCGTAAATATTGAGCCCCTCAATCAGACGCTGTGATAGTCCGATCTGCGGAGTCAGTTTAGAGTCGTTTAAACCCTTTGGGTTTCCAGGCCCTCCGTTGTTTGTTGACCCGTCCTGCTGGGTGAGCCAGTTCTGCCGGAGAGCTGCCATTAATGTTGTGCCTGCAAATGGCCGGAGCAGGCCCTGGACGAAGGCGCCGGTTTGATTGATGCGTATGTCTTGAATTGAGAACGTAGGAGGATTGAGAAAACCTGGAGGAAACGGCGCATTGACCTGAGGGTTCGCAATATTCCCTGTACCAAGACTTGTGAAATCCCCTTTGGAATTTTTCGTTGAGGTGGAATAGTCCGTCCCCGCCGCCACCGAACTGAGATTCCCAAAAAAAGAAAAGTCTTTCGTAAGGTTAACTTCTCCGGCGAAGGATTCCCGACGATAGTTCACGCCAACACCGTAAATTGAAAAGTTACCGTCAGGAGCGATGCCACCGGCCTGATACCCATAGGCATACTTAATAGTCGTTTTATCTTCACTATATTGACCCTTCACTTTCAGCCGAAAGCCCTGCGCAAACTTCTTTTCCGCCTCCACATGCAGGCTATGATAGTCGAGCTTGAACTGGTTGTCGGATCCCAGCAAACTGTCCTGGATTCCAGCCGGAATTTGTCCTTGCGTCGTGGTCGGAGTACCAAAGTAGCCCTTCCCTCTCAAGTGCTGCACATTGCCGGTCACGGTTAAAGTGAAATCATTTTTCGTGGTCCAGCGGACTGAGGGCAGGAACGAAAATCGCTGATTGCCGCTATTCTGAAAAAATTCAGGATCCTGGTTTTGGGTGAAGACGAAACGGCCGGACAGTTCCGGAATAGTTGGCAGGACACCGTTAGCATCCAGCGTCGTCCGGTAATGTCCATATGATCCTGCACCTGCCTCGGCGACGACGAAGTTTCCATTTTCTGGGGCCTTCAATAGCCTGTTAACGAAACCGCCCGCGGCGACGAGGCCGCTGGTGAAAGAAGCGGGGCCCTTAATGACTTCCATTCGCTCATAGAGCGTTGGGTCTGCGACGTAGTTGTTGAACGCCACGAGGCCATTGTCTCGACTCGAACCTGGTACGCGGTTGTTCGTGAAAAACCCGCGAATAACATAATCGTCTCCCTGGTTTCCGCCATACTGAGGGGTTTTCGAAAACCCTGCGACTGCCTCCAGCGCTTGATTTTGCGTAACGGCTCGCCGCTCTCGAATACTGTCTTTCGTTACAACACTCACAGATTGCGGTAGCTCTTGAATGGGCGCGGGAAAGCGAAGAACCGCTTCCGACGACACGTCGGCCTTGTAGCCGTCGGGCTGATCAACCACCGGCCGCACTCTAGTTTCCTTAACGACGACCTCCGGAACTTTCACGGGCTTCGATGTTGTGCCATTGACCGGGGCAACGGAGGATCCCCCTTCGCTTTGAGCATTCGCTGCTCCAGCCGCACCTGCTGTCATGGCGCCCAGCGCGAGTGCTGCTCCAACACCAGCGGCACCAGCGCCATTGCGTTTCTCCAACGTGATCGTATTGGGCCCAGTCACGCGATATTGGACCCCCGTCTTATCCAACAGTAACGCCAGCGCGTCTTCCCTCGTATGTGTACCGGTCACACCGCCCGTTTCCACGCTCTTGATGTCTTCCGACGCGTAAGCGAATTGCACGTTGGCCTGCTCGCCGAATTGATCCAATGCGGTGGTCAATGATTGAGGGGCTATGTCGAAGGTGATCGGCTTTTCTTTGTCGGAGAGTTGAGCGAACAGTCGCTGCTTGGAATTCGTGACCGACCCTTCGCGAGACAGATCAAGCTGCCGCCACGGATCATCCCGACGATTGGGATTATTAGGGTCCCTGCCCCACCGATCTGGCCTTCCCATTCCTTTCCTATCAAATGGATCTTCAGTGTTAGGATCTTTTGCCCAAATGGCTTCCGGTGCAGATGCGCTGTAGTGCAGCATGGCGCCGGCGGCCATGAGCCAGGCTAACCTGTGCGCTGCAGGGTGGTTAATCTTTTTGTTCCTGAGCGTCTTCATTCGTGCCCCCGTTATGAGGGGGCTCAGAGGCCCTCAGCGATGCGCCAAAATATGAACCGCAAGAACGAGAATGGTTCAATGCGGCTACTCGTATACTAAGACGAGTGGGTTTTGGTTTTCCTTCTGGAGGGGATCGTGAGACTTACTCTAGAAAATGAAGACGAGATAGTCGGTGAGGCGCACTACTCTCAGGCCTTGCGTGTTTGCCAGCGCCGTCACGGCATCGTCGATGCCTTGAAGCGTGAAGCGTCCGCTGACCGGCTTCGTACCACCTAGATCTCCCAGCACGATAATACGACCTGGCCGATAGCGGTTAAGTTCAGCAATAGCTGTGGCAAAGGGTTGCTCTTTGAACTGGATGACCCCTCGTGTCCATGCAGTGATGACACGGCTGTCAACGACCGTAACATTCTCAGGTCTCGCTCCACGACGATATTCCGTCTGCTGACCCTTAGCTACAGCAAGCGATGCATCGCTCGGCCGACCCCGTGCGTCCAGCGAGGATACTGATACGACACCTTCTGTCACCGACACACGAGTCTGCTCGTCCTGCGTCCGCACTACAAAAGCCGTTCCCACGGCCTGGGAGTAGCCTCCTGCTGAAACCACGCGAAACGGCACCTGTTTGTTGGGAACGACTTCAAACAGCGCTTCACCCTTCAGCAATTCGATCCTCCGCTCACCTTCCGCATAGGACACGGCAATGGCTGTATCAGTATTGAGGTGCGCGATTCCACCGTCCGGCAACGTCACGATCTCTTGCTGCCCTGTCGCAGTGCGGTGATCGGCCAAGAGAAATAGCCGGATGTCTTGATAGAACACAAGACATGCAAGACCGGCCGCAATCGAGGAGCCGACCACAATATTCCACCGACTGCGCATCCACGTTCGG
This window harbors:
- a CDS encoding FecR domain-containing protein is translated as MRVTEKQSGSSSRSIREQAIDWCLHLESQEANAHDRLGFEAWLREDPVHRQEYEEAAKVWSDIDQVKPLWAEARRRAVQHAAAVGSDQPFDPPRPRLLGWHGWAPVMGIVLAVCAFTFWWIWEAPAPMQHYRTAKGEQHTLRLEDGSTVVMNTDSALTVQLSKHKRMVTLQQGEALFTVSHDEQRPFTVIAKNGLIRDIGTQFLIHAFPEHVEVSVLEGVVEVDIPNAKTFTSRTGKLQRLAQGEYAEYTSAGQLSSVHAFDAETALAWTRQLLVFNNAPLEEVLKEWGRYRTEELRLLSSNLRTLPVNGKFRIDHMESFLQALEEALAIKAHRVNANLIILDRQLRS
- a CDS encoding sigma-70 family RNA polymerase sigma factor, which translates into the protein MTIKGKSIKLSDFFEEYYGELVSHFTRKLRSGSLASEIIHETYLRARTLGSTFHIDNPRAYLYRIATNLATDLFRKDQIRSTYFSPEPLHELLRYQAPSAETMVADKQRLALLLRSIDELPPRCREVLILRKLEELDNGQIAQRLGISRSMVEKHLRKALLYCRNRLDQDA
- a CDS encoding tetratricopeptide repeat-containing sulfotransferase family protein encodes the protein MTQQTPNTLPTLLHAINAALGRGDSTSALGLCDERLALVPDDAEAQRYRGQIYARQGDFEAARSAARLATELTPNDPRAWSDLGRVWALSNDWPAAVHCFRQSVGLDADYADGWHNLGAALKQMDERERALSCLQRALTIEHTRADTYLAMGGLLIEDGQLDEALWCFDRAAAHAPDSTRARNRLAQELSDCGQVVQATELFRSSLNGNPSDVDAWFGLGHAMEDLGRADLASLCYLNVLKWQRGHGLALGHYLSLVKDDTSETASWVTHAIQAVAHHETPEEAKALIGYGLAKYYDRRGQYADAAHVGLAANAARRRKAGVLDRRALQRRVDGIRQTYTTDFFSERRRLGIGTDQPVFIVGLPRSGTTLIEQILSAHPRMHGAGELPDLARLVVQSMGGRKQAPWQAASFLEDEMASRLLAHEYLRALRRNAPSDSVRISDKQPLNYFHLAFAALLFPNARVIHCRRDVRDNAFSIWMENFNADQHYATDFDDLAFFISQERRILAHWQAVLPLPILNVQYEDVVADLEGQARRLTDFLGAPWSDECLKFHQNNRAVQTPSRWQVRQPIYTKSVGRWKTYAPYLPDLEQAFACLEHSR
- a CDS encoding TonB-dependent receptor, whose amino-acid sequence is MKTLRNKKINHPAAHRLAWLMAAGAMLHYSASAPEAIWAKDPNTEDPFDRKGMGRPDRWGRDPNNPNRRDDPWRQLDLSREGSVTNSKQRLFAQLSDKEKPITFDIAPQSLTTALDQFGEQANVQFAYASEDIKSVETGGVTGTHTREDALALLLDKTGVQYRVTGPNTITLEKRNGAGAAGVGAALALGAMTAGAAGAANAQSEGGSSVAPVNGTTSKPVKVPEVVVKETRVRPVVDQPDGYKADVSSEAVLRFPAPIQELPQSVSVVTKDSIRERRAVTQNQALEAVAGFSKTPQYGGNQGDDYVIRGFFTNNRVPGSSRDNGLVAFNNYVADPTLYERMEVIKGPASFTSGLVAAGGFVNRLLKAPENGNFVVAEAGAGSYGHYRTTLDANGVLPTIPELSGRFVFTQNQDPEFFQNSGNQRFSFLPSVRWTTKNDFTLTVTGNVQHLRGKGYFGTPTTTQGQIPAGIQDSLLGSDNQFKLDYHSLHVEAEKKFAQGFRLKVKGQYSEDKTTIKYAYGYQAGGIAPDGNFSIYGVGVNYRRESFAGEVNLTKDFSFFGNLSSVAAGTDYSTSTKNSKGDFTSLGTGNIANPQVNAPFPPGFLNPPTFSIQDIRINQTGAFVQGLLRPFAGTTLMAALRQNWLTQQDGSTNNGGPGNPKGLNDSKLTPQIGLSQRLIEGLNIYALYGQSFQANIAATQDGSLLGPVTGQTIEFGSKWEALGQRIRLTAALFRTDLDNIATPDPSNPLFVIGGQSQRNQGFEFEARGALLPELQVNLAYTFLDTEITKSTIPTAVGTQAYNSPKHTVSAFGSYDFSKLLTNGLKLGAVVYYRTQVIGFSPQDAYEGYTRADVFAIYTPLKWISLQLNLNNVFNGRYVEGPFSYTGYNHFGPPRHVIGMLRMTF
- a CDS encoding FecR domain-containing protein, with the translated sequence MDKPTNPNSQAADSRDEQLAGVARSWVIRLVTGRITKIELSQFKLWVAQSPAHQQAFDRERAFWHQLEGLKDLVPYSDLSDPLDNDRTSGRTWMRSRWNIVVGSSIAAGLACLVFYQDIRLFLLADHRTATGQQEIVTLPDGGIAHLNTDTAIAVSYAEGERRIELLKGEALFEVVPNKQVPFRVVSAGGYSQAVGTAFVVRTQDEQTRVSVTEGVVSVSSLDARGRPSDASLAVAKGQQTEYRRGARPENVTVVDSRVITAWTRGVIQFKEQPFATAIAELNRYRPGRIIVLGDLGGTKPVSGRFTLQGIDDAVTALANTQGLRVVRLTDYLVFIF